Proteins from one Prevotella sp. E2-28 genomic window:
- a CDS encoding carboxypeptidase-like regulatory domain-containing protein: MSKKRILLLAIVIATAIITANAQQQICGSVTDRHGAGLPGAKVEILGTGITAETNLDGKFLSTSSLNSNNKKSYKVRVSAIGKVPVTRHYTSGMSIKLRPLTWWTEKPQRWHFFAGAEVASNSDGLMPVGVRLATAKQFGFYAHIAITSIPKSMGEQSTTDYVAVGSHYKKSTMLFGGGAMVRLGCPIYLYAGATMRNDRFFVEHLDNYPDGTRDGWIEATGDFLKMHYENDYIYDGIMPEAGVMLNVNRFYVNAGAMIGNDDVMLSLGGGLKF, translated from the coding sequence ATGAGCAAGAAAAGAATATTACTATTAGCCATAGTCATTGCAACAGCCATTATCACAGCTAATGCCCAGCAACAGATTTGTGGCAGCGTGACCGACCGACACGGCGCAGGACTGCCCGGTGCTAAGGTCGAGATTCTAGGCACCGGCATAACTGCCGAGACAAATCTTGACGGCAAATTCCTCTCAACATCCAGTCTTAACAGTAACAACAAGAAAAGCTATAAGGTGAGAGTTTCTGCCATAGGAAAAGTACCTGTAACCCGCCACTATACTTCTGGTATGAGTATTAAACTAAGACCACTGACATGGTGGACAGAGAAACCTCAGCGATGGCATTTCTTCGCAGGTGCCGAAGTGGCAAGCAACAGCGACGGTCTGATGCCAGTCGGAGTACGTCTGGCGACTGCTAAGCAGTTTGGTTTCTATGCCCATATCGCCATAACAAGCATTCCCAAAAGTATGGGGGAACAGTCAACAACAGATTATGTGGCTGTAGGCAGCCACTACAAGAAGAGCACTATGCTCTTTGGTGGTGGTGCAATGGTGCGACTGGGTTGTCCGATTTATCTCTATGCCGGAGCCACAATGCGCAACGACAGATTCTTTGTGGAGCACCTTGACAACTATCCCGACGGGACACGGGATGGTTGGATTGAAGCAACGGGCGATTTTCTGAAGATGCATTACGAAAATGATTATATCTATGATGGCATAATGCCAGAAGCAGGTGTTATGCTCAACGTCAACCGCTTCTACGTCAACGCCGGTGCCATGATCGGAAACGACGATGTAATGCTGTCGCTGGGCGGCGGTTTGAAATTCTAA
- a CDS encoding sugar phosphate nucleotidyltransferase — protein sequence MQAPIGVILAAGMAKRLRPLTDERPKCLLTVGQRTLLQRTVDGMLAASLNELVVVTGYRGQMIRDFLTQQYPQLQIHFLDNVDYANNNNIFSLWMTRPYTDGRDFLLLDSDILFDPQIIPEVLKAEGSALALNRHELGEEEMKIVVDENNHIVEISKTCSIEKAIGESVGIEKMTAEYSTALFKELEQMIEREGLIDIFYERAFERLIPQGHTFRVVDTTSFFSIELDTVEDFENAKKLIPAELY from the coding sequence ATGCAGGCACCGATAGGTGTTATATTGGCTGCAGGTATGGCAAAGCGCTTGCGCCCTTTGACTGATGAGCGCCCGAAGTGTCTTCTTACCGTTGGACAGCGCACGTTACTGCAACGTACGGTTGACGGAATGCTGGCTGCTAGTTTAAATGAGCTTGTTGTTGTTACAGGCTATCGCGGTCAGATGATTCGTGATTTCTTAACGCAGCAATATCCGCAGTTACAGATTCATTTTCTGGATAATGTAGACTATGCAAACAACAATAATATCTTCTCGCTTTGGATGACGCGTCCTTATACCGATGGACGTGACTTCCTGTTGCTGGACAGTGACATTTTGTTTGATCCTCAGATTATTCCTGAGGTGCTGAAGGCCGAGGGTAGTGCTTTGGCACTTAACCGTCATGAGCTGGGCGAGGAAGAAATGAAAATTGTTGTCGATGAAAACAATCATATCGTAGAGATCAGCAAGACGTGCTCTATTGAGAAGGCTATTGGCGAGAGTGTGGGCATTGAGAAGATGACCGCAGAATACAGTACCGCCCTGTTTAAGGAGTTGGAGCAGATGATAGAGCGTGAAGGTCTTATTGATATTTTCTATGAGCGAGCCTTCGAGCGTCTGATACCTCAGGGCCATACGTTCCGTGTTGTTGACACCACCAGTTTCTTCTCAATAGAACTCGACACTGTGGAAGACTTTGAGAATGCAAAGAAACTGATTCCTGCAGAACTTTATTAA
- a CDS encoding histidinol-phosphate transaminase — protein MNFLDRNEFNFEPSQKVVEAIKNFDPKDLCFYTRIYDQGKKSVISVCVGEIYGVPEEQVLLTYGGEDMLKNAIHYFLSINSQEVNGTPNTKILIPEFSWWYYNKVAQECGGTFEMYPLHEKEDTFAYDIDEVIEYTNRVHPRMLLLASPNNPTGNGLTPDETARILENIPSDTIVLIDEAYASFISKDTAYIAPLVNKYSNLIISRTLSKFYGLPGLRCGFGFIGKGHDQFLSYVNKYLGYNRFSEAVALAALDSDDHYRHVADDMEWGRQLYKKELGNLPGFKVYKSVANFILIKYPVEIKDKLMEELKAQDYKIKFMTDKGLESCLRITLGRKEQTQVVCDTIKRVYNNK, from the coding sequence ATGAACTTTCTTGATAGAAACGAATTTAATTTTGAGCCCAGCCAGAAGGTGGTAGAGGCCATAAAGAATTTTGATCCGAAGGATTTGTGCTTCTATACCCGCATCTATGACCAGGGTAAGAAGAGCGTTATCAGCGTGTGCGTCGGTGAGATTTACGGCGTACCCGAGGAACAGGTTCTTCTGACTTATGGCGGTGAGGATATGCTGAAGAATGCTATTCACTATTTCCTCTCAATCAATAGCCAGGAGGTGAACGGCACGCCTAATACAAAGATTCTGATTCCTGAGTTCTCTTGGTGGTATTATAATAAGGTGGCTCAGGAGTGTGGCGGTACCTTCGAGATGTACCCTCTGCATGAGAAAGAGGATACCTTCGCTTATGATATCGACGAGGTGATTGAGTACACCAACCGTGTACATCCCCGTATGCTGTTGCTGGCATCACCCAATAACCCCACAGGTAATGGCTTGACTCCCGATGAGACAGCTCGTATTCTAGAGAACATTCCTTCAGATACTATCGTACTGATTGACGAGGCTTATGCCAGCTTTATTTCAAAGGATACCGCTTATATCGCACCACTTGTCAATAAATACAGCAACCTGATTATCTCACGCACCCTGTCTAAGTTCTACGGACTGCCTGGCTTGCGTTGTGGTTTCGGTTTCATAGGCAAGGGTCACGATCAGTTCTTGAGCTATGTTAATAAGTACCTGGGTTACAACCGCTTCTCTGAGGCAGTAGCTTTGGCTGCTCTCGATAGCGATGACCACTATCGTCATGTGGCTGACGATATGGAGTGGGGACGCCAGTTGTATAAGAAGGAACTGGGTAACCTGCCTGGCTTCAAGGTGTATAAGAGTGTGGCCAACTTTATCCTGATTAAGTATCCCGTAGAGATTAAGGATAAGCTGATGGAAGAGTTGAAGGCTCAGGATTACAAGATTAAGTTCATGACCGATAAGGGACTGGAGTCTTGTCTGCGTATTACGCTGGGTCGCAAAGAGCAGACACAGGTTGTGTGTGACACTATTAAGCGCGTTTATAATAATAAATAG
- a CDS encoding CDP-alcohol phosphatidyltransferase family protein, with amino-acid sequence MNEKFRATLKSSETEDWLDLHVIRPFCYYCAVFFAKFDVNPNTITIWSMIIGAASAWFFAQGSFYYGGTLGLVYNIIGIFLLMWGDIFDCTDGQLARMTGKKSRLGRILDGLAGFAWFFPIYFALVYRFYLHHDLEFQWLGIENNEQNTLIATGVVLLLAAISGLWGLQGQQRLADYYIQVHLFFQKGEKGAELDNSVRQKEIYEQMTKETPFYERWFQKSYIEYTKKQENVTPEFQKLMAKLREKYGSTDNVPQEVRDEVRRNSLPLMKWNGLLTFNFREFWLFLFCLLDFPVGNFLWEIIGMGLLFWYVNHRHETFCKKIAQSL; translated from the coding sequence ATGAACGAGAAATTCAGGGCAACACTGAAATCATCAGAGACGGAGGACTGGCTAGACTTGCATGTCATCCGTCCCTTTTGCTATTATTGTGCAGTATTCTTCGCAAAGTTTGATGTAAATCCAAATACCATCACCATCTGGTCGATGATTATTGGTGCAGCCAGTGCCTGGTTCTTTGCACAGGGTAGTTTCTACTATGGAGGCACGCTGGGCTTGGTATATAATATTATTGGTATTTTCTTGCTGATGTGGGGTGATATCTTTGACTGTACCGATGGCCAGCTGGCGCGTATGACGGGTAAGAAGAGTCGTCTGGGACGTATCCTCGACGGACTGGCAGGTTTTGCCTGGTTCTTCCCCATCTATTTCGCACTGGTATATCGCTTCTATCTGCATCACGACTTGGAGTTCCAGTGGTTGGGTATTGAGAATAACGAGCAGAATACGCTCATTGCCACGGGTGTAGTGCTTTTGCTGGCTGCCATCTCTGGTCTTTGGGGTCTGCAGGGACAGCAGCGTTTGGCTGACTACTATATCCAGGTGCACCTGTTCTTCCAGAAAGGTGAGAAGGGTGCTGAATTGGATAACTCTGTACGCCAGAAGGAAATCTATGAGCAGATGACTAAGGAAACACCTTTCTATGAGCGTTGGTTCCAGAAGTCATACATAGAATATACTAAGAAACAGGAGAACGTAACCCCCGAGTTCCAGAAGCTGATGGCTAAACTGCGTGAGAAATACGGCAGCACAGACAATGTTCCTCAGGAGGTTCGTGATGAGGTGCGCCGCAACTCATTACCCCTGATGAAATGGAACGGACTGCTGACTTTCAACTTCCGTGAGTTCTGGCTGTTTCTGTTCTGCCTGTTGGATTTCCCCGTAGGTAATTTCCTGTGGGAGATTATCGGTATGGGGCTCCTCTTCTGGTATGTTAATCATCGTCACGAGACGTTCTGCAAGAAAATAGCACAATCACTTTAA
- a CDS encoding clostripain-related cysteine peptidase has translation MKWTKQRLNNLFFVVGVVAVVVMILTFDVSFNELWHHLAHAGYWLIPILGIWLLVYGLNALGWQSIIKSCSVPGVGDDSVVEKVSPWRIYRLTITGYALNYATPVGGLGGEPYRIMELSKNIGNQRATSSVILYAMMHFFAHFWLWFTSIFLYLALAVIDYVPMTPVIGGLMGAAIAFCLLAFYVFSRGYKHGLVVKLIRWIGKIPGLKGWSARFQERHAEALQNIDKQIAALHKQDKRSFYYSLLMEYASRIVQSLEIMFMLLLFGIDCGGGFQGLFFTFLYSVLILSFTTLVANLIGFLPMQLGVQEGGFMLSIALIGMSTKLGSDVDSAALGIFVSIICRVREIIWIAIGMLLMKIDGLHFGRKAVTMLLALVSMVGLSSCCHDDDDEPDPWTQGKAERTVLVYMAGENNLTNNFGHYFLRNDFNELLKGSCQLTDKQRLLVFVDSLSDSSYGGNSDEGTPMIVELHGGKVYPVKKYPSEFYSSDPQMFHQVLKTMIQAADAESYGLVLWGHADGWMVNNDSVVQSVQIGQRAYGWDYGVDGQLGGEKWMNITQMAHALEDLPMFEFIFADCCNMMCAEVGYELRHATKYLIGSPAEIPGDGAPYHKMLPMMYKNDAELYQGIIDTYYDFYLNESPSSFYNLNPRDLDGYSVPLSVVDTRYIHELAEVTRDVLPSFIPDYPSYCNPFGGEKPVGFYFQFLYNNTYYRLCHDMRAMMKVNLPDEVFQQWDVAYRKAVPYFKTSMKWMTIYKIDVYFDSFYQDESAYGCLSMYVPQNRNMYESYNKTFVRYGWNQVLEWNRFGWNNN, from the coding sequence ATGAAGTGGACTAAACAGCGACTGAACAACCTCTTTTTCGTTGTTGGTGTCGTGGCCGTAGTGGTCATGATTCTGACATTTGATGTGAGCTTCAATGAGTTGTGGCATCATCTAGCTCATGCAGGCTACTGGCTGATACCTATTCTGGGTATCTGGTTGTTGGTGTATGGGTTGAATGCCTTAGGTTGGCAGAGCATCATCAAGAGTTGCTCCGTTCCTGGGGTGGGGGATGACAGCGTTGTTGAGAAGGTTAGCCCTTGGCGTATCTACCGACTGACAATTACAGGTTATGCATTGAATTACGCTACGCCAGTAGGCGGATTGGGCGGTGAGCCTTATCGCATCATGGAACTATCGAAGAATATAGGTAACCAGCGAGCCACCTCGTCGGTGATTCTCTATGCCATGATGCATTTCTTTGCCCATTTCTGGCTTTGGTTCACGTCTATATTCCTCTATCTGGCTTTGGCCGTGATAGATTATGTGCCTATGACGCCTGTCATTGGAGGTCTTATGGGCGCAGCTATTGCGTTCTGCCTGTTGGCTTTCTATGTGTTCTCGCGTGGCTACAAGCACGGATTGGTAGTAAAGCTGATTCGCTGGATAGGTAAGATTCCTGGACTGAAAGGATGGAGTGCTCGTTTTCAGGAACGTCATGCCGAGGCCCTGCAGAATATTGACAAGCAGATAGCAGCCCTTCATAAGCAGGATAAACGTTCGTTCTACTATAGTCTGCTGATGGAATACGCTTCGCGTATCGTCCAGAGTTTAGAGATTATGTTCATGCTGTTGCTCTTTGGCATTGACTGTGGCGGAGGTTTCCAGGGACTGTTCTTTACATTCCTGTATTCCGTATTGATTCTTTCATTTACTACGCTGGTTGCCAATCTGATAGGTTTCCTGCCCATGCAGTTGGGCGTTCAGGAAGGCGGCTTTATGTTGTCTATCGCCCTGATAGGTATGTCAACAAAATTGGGTAGCGATGTGGATTCAGCCGCCCTAGGTATCTTTGTGAGTATCATTTGTCGTGTACGTGAGATTATCTGGATTGCCATTGGCATGTTGCTCATGAAGATAGATGGCTTGCATTTCGGACGCAAGGCCGTAACGATGTTGCTGGCATTGGTGAGCATGGTCGGATTGTCGTCTTGCTGTCATGATGACGATGATGAGCCGGACCCTTGGACACAAGGAAAAGCAGAACGTACGGTGCTGGTCTATATGGCTGGTGAGAATAATCTGACCAACAATTTTGGGCACTATTTCTTGCGAAACGACTTCAATGAGTTGCTAAAAGGGTCATGCCAGTTGACTGACAAACAGCGTTTGCTGGTCTTTGTTGATAGTCTGAGTGATAGTTCTTATGGTGGCAATTCTGATGAGGGCACACCAATGATTGTAGAACTGCATGGCGGCAAGGTCTATCCTGTTAAGAAATATCCTTCCGAGTTTTATTCGAGTGATCCCCAGATGTTTCATCAGGTGTTGAAAACCATGATTCAGGCAGCTGATGCCGAGAGTTACGGACTGGTACTTTGGGGACATGCTGACGGCTGGATGGTGAATAATGATTCTGTAGTGCAATCCGTGCAAATAGGTCAGAGAGCTTACGGCTGGGATTATGGTGTGGATGGTCAGTTGGGCGGCGAAAAATGGATGAATATCACCCAGATGGCACATGCATTAGAAGATTTGCCCATGTTTGAGTTTATCTTTGCCGACTGCTGTAACATGATGTGTGCTGAGGTGGGCTATGAGTTGCGTCATGCCACGAAGTATCTCATCGGCTCTCCTGCCGAGATTCCTGGCGACGGTGCACCGTATCATAAGATGTTGCCGATGATGTATAAGAATGATGCAGAGCTGTATCAAGGCATCATTGATACGTATTATGACTTTTACCTGAATGAGAGTCCTTCATCTTTCTATAATTTAAATCCTAGGGATTTGGATGGCTACAGCGTACCATTGTCGGTTGTTGATACGCGATATATTCATGAACTGGCTGAAGTTACACGTGATGTTTTGCCCAGCTTCATCCCAGATTATCCTTCCTATTGTAATCCTTTTGGTGGTGAAAAACCAGTAGGGTTCTATTTCCAATTCTTATATAATAACACTTATTATCGTCTCTGTCACGATATGCGTGCTATGATGAAAGTGAATCTCCCTGATGAAGTTTTTCAGCAGTGGGATGTTGCTTATCGTAAAGCCGTACCATATTTCAAGACGTCTATGAAATGGATGACCATTTATAAGATTGACGTCTATTTCGACTCTTTCTATCAGGATGAGTCTGCTTACGGCTGTCTTAGCATGTATGTGCCGCAAAACAGAAACATGTATGAGTCCTACAACAAGACCTTCGTGCGTTATGGATGGAATCAGGTCTTGGAATGGAACCGTTTTGGTTGGAATAACAACTAA
- a CDS encoding HAMP domain-containing sensor histidine kinase, with protein sequence MQWTEKSRRIKFWLVVIAILIAVAALLASHYLVRDLQREEQGKMEVWAKAMEALNQEDEMTYLMLVTQVMEGNNTIPVIVLDSKDQVMDYRNIDDTTSVAEYAMRMKRAGNVIRIELGGDYQQVCYDESTMLKRLTYYPYWALAIVMIFALVSVFAILAAKRAEQNKVWVGLSKETAHQLGTPISSLMAWVEVLKESYPDDTLIPEMAKDVKRLERIAERFSKIGSLPEPVETPMNEVLDRVIEYMDKRTSQKVSIKGHYPDHAVIVKINASLFEWVIENLCKNAVDAMEGGAGKIDLWLLEEDNIVAVEVVDTGKGIKKKDIKNVFRPGFTTKKRGWGLGLSLAKRIVEEYHRGHIYVKSSEQGRGTTFRIELKKA encoded by the coding sequence ATGCAGTGGACCGAGAAGAGTAGAAGAATAAAATTCTGGCTTGTAGTGATAGCTATCCTGATAGCTGTGGCTGCCTTGTTGGCCTCGCATTATCTGGTACGCGACTTACAACGCGAAGAGCAGGGGAAGATGGAAGTATGGGCCAAAGCTATGGAAGCCCTCAATCAGGAGGACGAGATGACTTACCTGATGCTGGTGACGCAGGTGATGGAAGGCAACAACACCATTCCCGTTATCGTGCTCGACTCGAAAGACCAGGTGATGGACTATAGAAATATAGATGACACGACCAGCGTAGCAGAATATGCGATGAGGATGAAACGAGCTGGAAATGTCATTAGAATAGAACTGGGCGGCGATTACCAGCAGGTATGTTACGACGAATCTACTATGTTGAAGCGTCTGACTTATTATCCTTATTGGGCCTTGGCCATTGTCATGATATTTGCGTTGGTATCAGTATTTGCTATCTTAGCAGCCAAGCGAGCAGAGCAAAACAAGGTATGGGTTGGCTTGTCAAAAGAGACGGCCCACCAACTGGGCACCCCAATATCCAGTTTGATGGCATGGGTAGAGGTATTGAAAGAGTCATACCCTGATGACACACTAATACCTGAAATGGCCAAGGACGTGAAACGTCTAGAACGAATAGCTGAGCGCTTCTCGAAGATTGGTTCACTGCCAGAACCTGTAGAGACACCAATGAACGAGGTTCTGGACCGTGTGATAGAATACATGGACAAGCGCACATCACAGAAAGTCAGCATCAAGGGTCACTATCCCGATCATGCCGTCATCGTAAAGATCAACGCCTCACTCTTCGAATGGGTTATTGAGAATCTGTGTAAGAATGCCGTTGACGCTATGGAAGGTGGCGCAGGAAAGATTGACCTATGGCTATTAGAGGAAGATAATATCGTAGCTGTTGAAGTGGTGGATACGGGTAAAGGTATCAAGAAGAAAGACATCAAGAACGTGTTCCGCCCAGGATTTACGACTAAGAAACGTGGCTGGGGATTAGGTCTTTCCTTGGCAAAACGTATTGTAGAGGAATATCACAGAGGACACATCTACGTCAAGTCATCGGAACAAGGGCGTGGCACCACATTCCGCATTGAATTGAAAAAAGCCTAA